The genome window CTGGGCGGTTGCACAAAGATAAGCACCGCTTCCGGGGCACGCTGGCGCACTTGTAAACCGCCCTGCACCTCAATCTTCAGGATTACGTCCAGCCCCTTCGCCAGCCACTCCTCCACCAGATAGCGCGGGGTACCATAATATGCCTGATGATAGCGAGCGTACTCCAGAAACCTGTTGTCGGCAATCCATCGCTCGAACTCCTCCGGGGAGAGGAAGAGATAGTCCACCCCGTGCTGTTCTCCTTCGCGTGGGGGGCGCGTGGTGGCGGTCAGACACTTGACGACGCCGGGCACACGCTGCAGCAAGAGGTGCAGGAGGGTATCCTTTCCTACCCCGCTGGGACCGGACAATACAAAGAGCTTAGCCATATTTTCAGTATAGCATAACTTTACGCCTGCCGCATCAACCCACCGCCTCCACGGCGAGACACCGCAGAGGAATGTTTCTCATAGCAGAGAAATGGTGTGGCGTGCATGAGCGCTCCAGGTAAACAGCGAAGAAGCTCCCTGAGCGTCTGCAGCTGAAGCCACGCCCTTTCAGGCGAAGCCAGCCTTCGCTGGCTAGGTAAGCCCTGCGCAGGCAGGGCTTGGTTTGAGAGGGAACGGCTTCAGCCGTGAAAGAGGTCAGCGGATCACTGCACTGGAGGCGGGGGAGATGGCTTCGCTCACGCTCGCAAGGACACGCACTGGGGAGGGCGAGGCTCCTGCCGAGCCGTTTCTCGTGTCATCGACCGCCACTCCTCGTGGCAAACGAAGGAGGTGCTTACCATGCGCTATTTGCTCATGTTACTTATTCTTCTCGGATGGAGTAGTTCTGCACTCGCGCAGGGCTACCGTGACCGCTGGGTGTGGATTTTCGGCTGGGGGCTGAACCGCGACGAGGATGTCACGCAAATCATCACTGTGCTGGAAGAGGCAGCGAAACACGGCTACAACGGTGCAGTGCTCTCAGCGAATCTGGATGCGCTCTGCAAACAACCGCCAGAGTACTTTCGCCGCTTGCAGCGGGTGAAGCAAACCTGCGAGCGACTGAAGCTGGAAATCATTCCCTCCATCTTCTCGGTGGGCTACGGAGGCGGTGTGCTGTGGCATGACCGCCACCTGGCGGAGGGGATGCCCGTCAGGGACGCGCTCTTCGTGGTGCAGGGCAACGAAGCGAGACATGTGCCCGACCCACCTGTTTCCATCGTGAACGGCGGTTTTGAGGAGTTCGAAGGCAACCGCATGAAGGCGTTCGGCTTCCACGACGAGCCGGGGGTAGTGTCCTTTCCCGACACACAGGTGGTACATAGCGGTAGAGCCTCCTTGCGTTTGGAGAACTTCCGCGCTCAGCCTGCTGGCAACGCTCGCGTGATGCAGGAGGTGCGGGTACATCCCTATCGCTGCTACCGCATGAGCGTGTGGGTGAAAACCGAGGGGCTGCGCCCGCGCTCGAACCTGCGCTTGCTGGTGCTGGCAGGCAACCGTGATCTGGCACCGCGCAGTTTCGACGTGCCTGAAACGTCCGATTGGCGCAAGCTCACCATCACCTTCAACAGCATGGCGAACGAGAAGGTGCTGGTGTATGTGGGCGTCTGGGGTGGGCAGTCCGGCAAGTTCTGGGTGGATGACTGGACGTTGGAAGAGGTCGGGCCGCTCAACGTATTGCGCCGTCCGGGCACGCCGGTCACCGTCAGG of Armatimonadota bacterium contains these proteins:
- a CDS encoding guanylate kinase, whose product is MAKLFVLSGPSGVGKDTLLHLLLQRVPGVVKCLTATTRPPREGEQHGVDYLFLSPEEFERWIADNRFLEYARYHQAYYGTPRYLVEEWLAKGLDVILKIEVQGGLQVRQRAPEAVLIFVQPPSMDALRQRLMARGTDTPEQIEQRLRIAEQEMQAMPYYDYLVTNDDLEQAVDLLRCILLAERARIPKR